Genomic segment of Heliangelus exortis chromosome 7, bHelExo1.hap1, whole genome shotgun sequence:
GATTCCTGGTTCAACCAATAAAGGCAACATCTACAAGCACTATATGGGGCTTGCCACAAAAGGGACTTTCTGAGCAGGTATCTAGAATACTTAATTTTATTCCTGCAGATTTGTATTCTCAGGAAGTCTGATGTCCCTGGCATTATTCTGCAACAGCTCTTCCACTTCATGTTCACATTGCATcatattctggaaaaaattctACAGGTGGTCAGAAATCAGAGGGGTTCTTGCTATTTGGCACTGGGCATACCCCTACTTCATCCTTCTTCTctctcagaaacatttttgagGGAAGTGGAAACAAACCAGACATCATGCCTCTTCAGATTTTGTACAAGATTcctttattataaataaaactgCATGAGAAGATCTATACAAATTCAACAGTGTCCTGCTATAAAAGCAGCGGTTTGAGTACAGCATTGTCAAACAAGGAAGACCTTAGTTAGGAGAGTTTTGATCTTATCGCCCATCTCAgccacaaataaataaagaactTTGCTATGTAGGATCCTATAAGAATTAACCTCTCAATGACCAGCAGCTAAGCTGTCACAGGTCAGTAGAAGTCTAATGACTTCACCACAGAGCAAATGTTGCAAAGGCTTTGCATTAAAAACTTCCAgtgaacaaacaaacaccaaatcCTGCTGCTTGAATACTGCATAAAGTTTTGGATCCCTTAGCTGAAATATATCTTTATACCCTCCTAAGACCTATCTACAGAGCAGCTTGGAGAGAGATAAGCCACACACTCTGTGGTTGCCACGTACTGAAGAATGAGctcccaccagctcctcttAGAAGGCACTCGCCTCCCGAACAGCACTAACTTCAGACCAAGACATTTCCTAAAGGCAAATGGGTCCTAAGGCTATGTTGTGGATCAGTGGCTGCTATCAAACCACCACTAATTCCATGGCTTTGACAGAGcctgtaataaaatattaaaaccacaAGCCAAGGGTGGAGGGAGTGGCTGGAAACTAGGAGAAGGCAATAGGGGTTCATTTGTTAAATTCATCTCATTAGCAAATAGCAAGAGCAGCACTAAGACAAAAGGAAGGGGTCTGAGACAGGCAGAGATCCAGGCACTATCAAAGACACGTGGTGTGTGTTTGCTACTCATGTGTCATGCActgtttgattttaaaagaacattacTCACTATAAATGACAAAAACCCATCTCTACTCCCACCCTTTAAAGATACTTCCTAAAAACACCCAGCCAGATTCAGTCAAGGCAGAACTAAACATGAGCAGCACTAAAATGTCTTCGGACATTTTTGTGGGCTGGCAGCTGATGGAACTGAACTATCATACAAACCTGTTTACAAAATTTAAGTGTGGCCTTTCACTGATAGGGCTAATACTTGGTGGACAGAGATTTAATACAGGAGAGACAAGGTAGTTCAGGGAATGATGTACTACACATTGTGGCCTCCTTGTAGCAGTGCAGAGGCATGATTCAGAGAAACATTGTACTTGCACTTCCTCTGATGAGACATATAGGTACCTCTGGTATCTATACTGGTACATGGCTTGCAAAGAATATCTTTGCCCTGAGGCTTATTGGAACACAGCTTATAATCACAGAGCACTTCCCCTGGACAGGGACGACTGGGTTCCCTAAAAGCCTAAATGCACAGAACAGATCTCTCAAAAGGTGCTCAGGGCAAAATGAGCATACTGTATGTAGGAAAATTAAGCCATGCAATTTGCTTTCAGGGAAGTCAAATCTATAAATTCCTTGGTTCAGCTCCACCTTTGGTTCAACAAAACCCCATGGGAACACTTCAGGTCAGTTTGATCTGAGAACAGGCACAccaatggaaaaaattaaaagattcaATCAACttatcagttttgttttcctttgagtCTGAGCAGTAGTTCTTGGAGCTGTGTAAAGATGAGTTTAGACATGCTTAGAAGCCTGTAGGATTGTAATTGTTACTGGTGTTCTTACTTTTTAACAGGGGAGCTACCTTACTCTGCTCAGCAGCCTTTTCTGCTCATTCTCCCCCTGCTCAGCCTTacataaaagttatttttcaacCCTGAATGTAATTTCCTGATAGACTTGGGACGCaaattttttgctgttctttggACAGGCTAAATTTAGACTCCTGACAGGAAACGTCAGAggagtttttatttctctctggcTGGTCTAGGAATACATTTAGAAGCAACCCTGACCACAACTGCTTCAGCGTGAcctgcctgccagcagcctATGCAAAGCTGGATCTGCTACAGGCACTCTGCAGTAAATCTAGGCAGGTAAAAATGGCAAATTGCTTGGGTTTGCAAACTACTTACCCAGCTTCCAATGTAGCCTCCAGGCTCCAGTACTCATTCATCCTCCTTGCACCTCTGCCTGTCAGTACCTGCTTGCCATGTCCCCTGAGATTGCTACTGCCCTCTTTCCTACTTGGGAAGGCTTGCTTGGTTTTGCTAATGAAATCCAGGGGCCTACAGCACTCATTAGCGTTAGCAATTAATCCTGCCCTGTtgctctgccagccctggcaATCTCCCAGGCACTTATCACCAAGGGTGTGAAGCAAGCACTGATGAACCAAGACTTTTCCCTACTGGCATTACTCATCAGCCTCTTCTCTCCCATTTGGCTTCCTAGCCCTTACTTTTGGCTTGGAAATATTATTTAGCCACCCTATAGCTGTGATAATAAAAGCCAGGGTTGCAGCAATTTGAGCAGAGTTCCCTGTCCCCACCTGTGGTTTCTAATAAACAGGATGTGGAAACTTTCTCTGTCTTTGTGCATGAAAAGTCCCTCAGTGGTGAGGGGACAGACAAGAGCAGACTTCAAGGCAGTGATGAAATAGTTTTTACCATTGCTTATCAACAGGATAGATAATAAGCCTCATGCTGTGTGCTGTCCCTAGCAGTGATACAGGATTAAACCTTCTGATTCATGTGATAGAGAAGACTGATGAAAGTGGAGTAATGAAACTATCATCCCTGATGTGTGTCATCACCCAGAACAACTACTCTCTTGTAAATGGGATTTAGAGAAGCCCTGGTACAAAACACTGCAGGAAATCCCAGTGTAAGAAAATAGTAGGGAAGGCTCCTTGCCACTGGAGGCCAGGCATCCAGAACCACAGAGAAGATCTTCACTGAAGCCCTGGTTTGGATCCAGCATGGAAAACAGGAAGGAGGGCAACTGAGCCACCTCCTCCAGCAAAGCCACCTTGCCAGGGCTGGGAAGCCCACTCAAGATTCTCCCCTGCTTTGAAAGCCTGCAGAAGCTGTCATTTGCCCATTGCACTCCCAGCTCAGCAAATTTTGTTCTGCtagcagcagctcctcagagactcagagcagcaggactgAGGAGACCCTGTAGGAGGCAAACGGGGAGCTTTTGGGTACCTGGGAGCAGAAGGGATTTGACACAGAGCACAAGGAAGGAAGCTTCAGAGACAGCACTGCCAAGCCCTGCTACACGTGCACCTCTTTCATCCCCTCCTCCTAACTCACAGCCATCCTTGGCCTCATTAAAACCATGCTGGGAGAGTCACACTCTCACTTGGAGGGACTGTTCCCTCCTGCTATCAGGCTGTTGAGATAGTTTTGGAGAACTATGTCTTCtataaaagcaaaacctgtAGCAGTCCTTTCTTCATTGGCTGCTCTCAGTCTTGGTAACCCAatgcaaggaaaacaaacaaaaatgccaGAACCTAATAATGGTGTTTCCCTCTTTTATCTGTGGCTGGGAATATGGAAAATGGTGAGGAATATACCCCATTAGACATATTACcatgaagaaaatggaagacTTGAATGAAATGGTCTGGAGACACAGACCTTTCTGTCTGCTCTGCTACATCCTCCCCTGGGAGGAGAAATGTGCAGGGTGCCAGGGTGTTTTTGAAAGACAAACCACTTAAACTACTGCTGCAAGTCCTAGcatggagatttttttaataaccacaGTTACCTTTCGATTAAAGAGGTGTGGTTGTTTGAAGAATCTCCACTGAGTTCAGATCTTGTGCATGACCCTCCTCAAACACATCAGCACTGAATCTTAAGTTGTGCTCCCCATTGGTTTCAGAGCTCCTGCTGTCTGCAAGCAGACAGGCTCCCGAGATCCCAAGATCTGGCCTTTGACTCCACCACCCTTTTCTTATCTCCCCCTTCCAAAGGAAATGAACTATTTGGCTGCCACCACCATTTGCATTGCAGGCATTTGAATAAATTAGTCATATTTATTGCTCACCACCACTGTAGCATGACCGAGGcacaatagaaaaatatattcttagCTGCAAAAACCCAGCCATCACACTAGTGGAacagaaacttatttttttaccaCATCTTCCAGTTTCTCCCTATCCTCCCTCTATCCTGCTATCCCTTTCCCTTACTGCAGAAACCACGACCCAGAAACCTGTTCAGCTGCAGACAAGAAGCTGTACTGGCAAAGTCAGTTGTCTCCAGGATGCTTCAGATAGCTTCCCTCTGGGCTTGTGCTTAGAGGAACAAGTCTTTTCCTGCTGACTTTGGTTAAAGGGATTCCTTACGAATCCCATTTGTGTGTGCAAGGGGAATGTGCACCATGTACTCGTTTATCAGTGCAGACATGTTCCTGAGCATCTCGTGGAAAGTGTCCACTGTCTTCCTGTAAACCTCTCTGCGTAGCACAAAGGGACGGAACAGGTTGAGAGGCTCAGCCCTCTGGAATATGATGGggaagcccagctctgctggtaCCTTCCCGTTGCCAATGAAGAAGTGGTAGAGTTTCTTCTCATGCAAACATTTCTCCAGGTATTTCAGCATGTCCTGTAGACGGGCTTCCAAGTTCTCTGGGGCCCAGTCCTGACTGGCACGTGCCTGCAGGAGATGCAGCAGCACTGTCTTCAGGTGGTAGTTGGTGAGCCCGCTTGGACCTGTGAGGCTGCACTGCTTCCcatggaggaaggagaggatCTGAAGGCAGCTCACATGGCAGGCATTAGCAGGCAGCATTTTGGACACCAGCTGGATGAACCTCCTCTCATACACTGCAAAAGTGACAAACCAGTGAGTGCTGGAGGGGACATctcctcccaggctgctccGAGGGAAATGAGAGATGAAGTAAACGTCAGAATTCTCGTACTGCACCACAGGGGTGAGGTTGAAGGAAATCGATTTCCCTGACCTGAATTTTATCTTCAGGGCTCCTGGTGAGTCCAAGAGGCTAAAGGAAAGGTCAAATTCATACTTGTGGGAAATTCTGTTCCAGGCCTTGGTGACTGCAATCTGGAACCACTTCATAACTTGGTCAGCATCCAGATATTGACTATTTTTGAAGCACAGGAGGTCTTCCATTTCGTTGGTGGGCTTTGTAGTATTGGTTTGGCTATGCAGGAGGCACAGCATATCTTCTCCCAGTTTAGTCTTGTCACAGATGCACCCTGTCACATTCTCATCTGCCCTACATACCTCAATAGTGCCATAACCTTGTTTATCTGGGGGAAAAGAGTCACCAGAGCACCAGGTCTGGGACCGAAAACAGTATGGCTCAGGGGGGGCAAAAGGCACTATCAGATCACAGACAAAAGGCTTACGGACTCTCCAATTCTCATACATGCTCCCCACGCCCATGCAGTCCTCCACTTCCATGTCAGCATCCCGGTTACAAACACTCCTCAAGGCCTCCAGCAGATCATCTGCAAAGCCTTCCACCATCTCCCTCATCCTGGCCATGTCTCCCGTGGTACCCAGGATGCGCTTCTCGTAGAAGGTGGCCAAGACAGCCTTGTCAGGGAACACCACACCTTTAAATGctttccccagcacagccatatcatcctcttcccctcctgtgTCCTGCCAGTTCCCTTCCTGGAAATCTTGCCTCCAGAGCTCGATCAGCAGGAAGATGACCATGGAAAGGGCAGTCCACATATCCCAACggcctttttcctctttgctttcctccactacctctgcagccttttccagAGCCTTCTGTGTGGTTTCCTGCTCTGCAATTTCCCGCTCCAAGCGCAGCTGCTCCAGTCGAAGGCTCTCCTCCCGCTCCTTCATCTTCTGGATGATTTCTTTCGAGTTCTCGGGGACAGTGCCATTCTCTTTGGGGAAGAGGAGTGGGTGGTTGACAATAGCTGTAATCACCACTAGGCACACCCGAAAGATTCCCACGGGCATGGCAGTTCCTtccctggaaaagaaagaaaggcagaatGACCCACAATTCAGAGTATATTCcctcaagaagaaaaatgaaagaaacttcCCACTTGAGTAAAAGCAGGATGCCTTATGACTGTGGTCCTCAGAAAAAGGACAGAGACAGAGTTTACTAAACTTGAAATTGTTTCCTTTAACCCAGTGGTTTCAAAAGCATAAGgttgtttattttcagtgttcattTCACTGTTGATCTGTGGAAGACACTGATAAACACCATGGCTTTGATCTTAGCCATCTTCCCCACACACCCCTTTAACAGCTGTGTTGGCAGCCAGCTCACTCCTATTTGAAATGACCTCAGAGTGGCTGTGAGTACACACTTCGGGTCTTGGTGTCACTGTGCTTGCTGTAGACAGCTCTGTGCCAGCAACAGTCCCACATGTCACCCCTTGCACAGGCCCCTCACATGAACAAGACTGCTGTGGCGTTGAGGAATTGCTCTGTGTGGTTACTGGCTCTGCTGCTTGGACCACACACTTTAAATAAAGACTTCTATGCCATAGGTTCatgatgaaataatttaattcccAGATTTTTGGGATGTGGTGCCATTGCTGGGGCATCTGCTTGGCCCTTCTGAGGCTTCCCAGAGGTCTGAGccagagggtgctcagggcAAAGCCTGAGCAGTTTCCTCTGGgtggcatttcttttttctggagaGCTAACATTGCTACCAAGATTGTAAGTGCCTGCTCAGGGCAGAATGATCTGAGGTTGTCACCAACTACTGAGATGTGGCAAGCTCAACAGTCCCTAGCAACATTACTCCTCATTCCTAGCACAGGGAGATCACAAGGACGAGACAGACATGCAGGGGTATTTCTTCCAGCCGGGCCATTTTAACACAGCCTCTATAATGCCTCAAAAGTATGTTTCagagaaaaggctttttgttacagaaataaaGTCTATCCATAAAATACCTAATCAATCCAACCAGAAATCTCATTTCTAAAAAAACAATTCATCTTGCTGGGGGAATGAGGTTGCTTCACAGAGCCAAGAGATGGTGAGGCACCATGACTGCACCAGGAGGCAAGGGCTGTAGTTTTCTCCCCTTGCAATAGCTCCTTCCCAGCCTGAACCCAGCATGTTTTGTTATCACAACATCTCTGCTGCCCCAGTGTCTGGGCAAGAAGGCAAACACCTCTGGCAATCTCATTTATGCCTCCACAGGGCGTGCAATAAAGATAGATCCATCCCCGTGGGCCTTGCTACCATTACTGCACAACAAACAGTGGGCTTTCCATGGCAGGACCTGAGATCTTCTCCATGTCAGCACTTACTGTATCCTTTGGCATGCAATTATCTTTGCTTACAAGAGGGCTGGGACTGGAATAACAAGGGAATTGAGATGCATTGTCCAAGCAGCAAGAAAATTCTCATGGGGTCAGGATAACACTAAGTGCTCCTCCCTGTGTAACATTTACTAATTGACCTTTTCTTAGATCCCATGTACATGCATAGATGTATGTCCTCACGCAGACATTGCCCTGGAGATGGTTTGTAGGCCCTTCTTGTCCTTTTAACATTTACATCAACTGTTTAATTCATCGGGCAACGAATGAAAGCTGAATTAATACCCAAAGCTGAGTGTTCCAGTTATTCTGCAAGCTCCGTGCCTggtcacattttaaaaataaactgggGTCGCCCTACGTTGCAAAGGACTTTATCAGtttgctggggcagggcaggaagTGCTGGTGAGTTCCTTTCCTTAGTGTTACGCTCTTGCCGACGTGTGTACTTTccaagcttaaaaataaaatggccaAGGGCCAGGTGCCTCC
This window contains:
- the ITPRIP gene encoding inositol 1,4,5-trisphosphate receptor-interacting protein; this encodes MPVGIFRVCLVVITAIVNHPLLFPKENGTVPENSKEIIQKMKEREESLRLEQLRLEREIAEQETTQKALEKAAEVVEESKEEKGRWDMWTALSMVIFLLIELWRQDFQEGNWQDTGGEEDDMAVLGKAFKGVVFPDKAVLATFYEKRILGTTGDMARMREMVEGFADDLLEALRSVCNRDADMEVEDCMGVGSMYENWRVRKPFVCDLIVPFAPPEPYCFRSQTWCSGDSFPPDKQGYGTIEVCRADENVTGCICDKTKLGEDMLCLLHSQTNTTKPTNEMEDLLCFKNSQYLDADQVMKWFQIAVTKAWNRISHKYEFDLSFSLLDSPGALKIKFRSGKSISFNLTPVVQYENSDVYFISHFPRSSLGGDVPSSTHWFVTFAVYERRFIQLVSKMLPANACHVSCLQILSFLHGKQCSLTGPSGLTNYHLKTVLLHLLQARASQDWAPENLEARLQDMLKYLEKCLHEKKLYHFFIGNGKVPAELGFPIIFQRAEPLNLFRPFVLRREVYRKTVDTFHEMLRNMSALINEYMVHIPLAHTNGIRKESL